The Spirosoma foliorum genome has a window encoding:
- a CDS encoding AraC family transcriptional regulator, with protein sequence MKSIGKGSTNGAVSAWGARLDTLVENKLTLSHDEAELHLYETFQQADLIQLRFNAPVMTSMLSGRKVMHLREMDPFDYQPGESLLLPSDRLMQIDFPDATTDDPTRCLALTISDEFIRETIAELNENIPRVETVDQWQLSTDNYLLQNDPEISSLRDKLIRLFRENNPFKTFFIKNTLRELIVRLSQTQVRTGLLLHTNQHINTNRLAYIVTYIRENITRNLSVEELCDKACLSKSHFFRLFKSELGVSPAQFILTERIRRAKTILSNPAKTITDACYESGFNSVTHFSSAFRSVENICPRQFKRQLSGLN encoded by the coding sequence ATGAAAAGTATAGGAAAAGGTAGTACGAATGGAGCCGTCAGCGCGTGGGGAGCACGGTTGGATACGCTGGTAGAGAATAAGTTAACCCTTAGTCATGACGAAGCCGAGCTGCATTTATACGAGACATTTCAGCAAGCCGATCTGATTCAACTACGGTTCAATGCGCCCGTAATGACCAGCATGTTGAGCGGCCGGAAAGTGATGCATCTGCGCGAAATGGACCCGTTCGATTATCAACCCGGAGAATCATTGCTGTTACCTTCCGATCGGCTGATGCAGATCGATTTTCCGGATGCAACCACCGACGATCCGACACGTTGCCTGGCCCTAACGATATCCGACGAGTTTATCCGGGAAACCATTGCGGAGTTGAATGAGAACATTCCGCGGGTAGAAACAGTGGATCAATGGCAGCTGAGTACGGATAATTATCTATTACAAAACGACCCGGAAATCAGCTCGTTACGGGATAAACTCATTCGGTTATTTCGGGAGAACAACCCATTCAAAACGTTTTTTATTAAGAATACCCTGCGCGAACTGATTGTCCGACTTTCACAAACGCAGGTACGAACCGGCTTGCTGTTGCATACGAATCAGCATATAAATACGAATCGGCTGGCGTATATCGTGACGTATATTCGGGAGAATATCACGCGTAATTTATCGGTAGAGGAATTGTGCGATAAAGCCTGTCTTTCAAAATCTCACTTTTTCCGACTTTTCAAAAGCGAACTGGGTGTCTCTCCGGCTCAATTCATTCTAACGGAGCGTATTCGTCGGGCTAAAACTATCCTCAGCAATCCAGCTAAAACCATTACAGATGCCTGCTACGAATCGGGCTTTAACAGTGTGACGCATTTCAGTAGCGCGTTTCGGTCCGTAGAGAACATATGCCCCCGCCAATTCAAACGGCAACTCTCAGGGCTGAACTAG
- a CDS encoding nucleotidyltransferase domain-containing protein, which translates to MTDEIKNELLRLELQHDIKILYAVESGSRAWGFASTDSDWDVRYIYIHRLDWYLEIDGRKDNQEEILPNEIDLAGWELKKALRLFRKSNPPMLEWLRSPIVYLQQFSIADKLRDLTKEYFNPKSCLHHYLHMAEGNYREYLQKDNVRVKKYFYVLRPILACDWIKQTNTMAPMEFHKLLDSQVTDPKIKSEIQNLLTRKMAGEELNEEPKIKILNDFLEQKIQFYSDYVKSLGQILQPETEKLNELFRQTIYEAWPENGSY; encoded by the coding sequence ATGACAGACGAAATAAAAAACGAACTTTTAAGACTTGAACTTCAGCACGACATCAAAATTTTATATGCAGTTGAAAGTGGCAGTCGTGCCTGGGGTTTTGCTTCTACTGATAGCGACTGGGACGTGAGATACATTTATATTCATCGACTTGATTGGTATTTGGAAATTGACGGCAGAAAAGATAATCAAGAAGAAATTTTGCCGAACGAAATTGACCTTGCGGGTTGGGAGCTAAAAAAAGCGCTACGGCTTTTTAGAAAATCTAATCCACCTATGTTAGAGTGGTTAAGAAGTCCGATTGTGTATCTACAACAGTTTTCGATAGCAGACAAACTTCGTGACCTGACAAAAGAATATTTTAATCCAAAATCTTGCCTTCATCATTACTTACATATGGCAGAAGGTAATTACAGAGAGTATTTACAAAAGGACAACGTAAGAGTCAAGAAGTACTTTTATGTTCTACGACCAATACTAGCTTGCGACTGGATTAAACAGACAAATACGATGGCTCCAATGGAGTTTCATAAACTCCTCGACAGCCAAGTAACAGACCCAAAAATAAAGAGTGAAATTCAAAACCTATTAACAAGAAAAATGGCAGGAGAAGAACTTAATGAAGAACCTAAAATAAAAATTCTTAACGACTTCCTTGAACAGAAAATTCAGTTTTACAGCGACTATGTCAAATCATTAGGACAGATATTACAACCAGAAACCGAGAAACTTAACGAACTGTTTAGACAAACAATTTATGAAGCGTGGCCCGAGAACGGCAGCTACTAA
- a CDS encoding spore photoproduct lyase family protein, with product MPDFNPSIILYTADSLNERGEAVLAQFPNAETLELKQHNRLPELGMNHFKVKSDVLVLGKLKAQDIKWSGRSADYIAPSLANGCFGACTYCYVDRHKNVNPITLFTNIHENLASVDQHVHSLAWPKPANQTDSTFWTYDIGCNSDISIDYDLMDGIQQVFAFYRDHPRAKATFATKFVNPALLNFDPKRKIRIRFSLMPSHVSKLVDVRTDSIEKRISAINDFYDAGYEVHVNFSPVIVYSGPDGDKKAWRNDYRELFRQLNAAVRPEVRQQLNCEVIFLTHNQWQHQANLTINPKAEELLWVPELQESKVSQFGGWNIRYQHQLKRKMIAIFEQLVQEEIPWCGIRYIF from the coding sequence ATGCCTGATTTCAATCCATCGATTATCCTGTATACAGCCGATTCGCTCAACGAACGGGGTGAAGCTGTGCTGGCCCAATTCCCGAATGCCGAGACGCTCGAATTGAAGCAGCATAACCGACTACCCGAGTTGGGTATGAATCATTTTAAGGTTAAGTCCGATGTGCTGGTGCTGGGTAAGTTAAAGGCCCAGGATATTAAATGGAGCGGGCGTAGTGCCGATTATATTGCGCCGAGTCTGGCGAATGGATGTTTTGGAGCCTGTACGTACTGTTACGTCGATCGGCATAAAAATGTCAATCCAATTACCTTGTTTACCAACATTCATGAGAATCTGGCCAGCGTTGATCAGCATGTTCATTCACTGGCCTGGCCCAAACCCGCCAACCAGACCGATTCAACTTTCTGGACGTACGACATCGGTTGTAACTCGGATATCTCGATTGATTATGATCTGATGGATGGTATACAGCAGGTATTTGCTTTTTACCGCGATCATCCGCGTGCCAAGGCCACCTTTGCTACCAAATTTGTCAATCCTGCACTATTGAACTTCGACCCAAAACGAAAAATACGGATTCGGTTTAGCCTGATGCCCAGCCATGTTAGTAAGCTCGTGGATGTTCGGACAGATAGTATCGAAAAGCGGATTTCAGCCATTAATGACTTTTATGATGCGGGCTACGAGGTTCACGTTAATTTCTCGCCCGTTATCGTTTACAGTGGCCCCGACGGCGACAAAAAGGCCTGGCGGAATGACTATCGGGAGCTATTTCGCCAGCTCAACGCGGCTGTTCGTCCTGAGGTCCGGCAGCAGCTCAACTGCGAGGTTATTTTCCTGACCCATAACCAATGGCAGCATCAGGCCAATTTAACCATTAACCCAAAAGCCGAAGAATTGCTATGGGTGCCTGAATTACAGGAGAGTAAAGTCAGTCAATTTGGCGGGTGGAATATCCGTTACCAACATCAGTTGAAACGGAAAATGATTGCCATTTTTGAGCAGTTGGTGCAAGAGGAGATTCCGTGGTGTGGAATTCGGTACATTTTCTGA
- a CDS encoding RNA 2'-phosphotransferase — protein MSNNETNISRFLSLVLRHQPEIIGIQLDQNGWTDVNELIERSNNYGIKFDREILNHIVATNSKKRFAFNETLDKIRASQGHSVAIELGYKNQKPPEILFHGTGEKSVQSILDTGLEKGSRQHVHLSSDINTAIKVGQRHGKPFVFKVFAEQMYNDKFEFFISDNGVWLTDNVPINYLKRNDE, from the coding sequence ATGAGTAATAACGAAACAAATATTAGCAGATTTTTGAGTTTGGTGTTACGACACCAGCCTGAAATAATTGGCATTCAACTAGATCAAAATGGCTGGACAGATGTTAATGAATTAATTGAAAGATCAAATAATTACGGAATTAAGTTTGACAGAGAAATTTTAAACCATATTGTCGCAACCAACTCAAAAAAACGATTTGCCTTTAATGAAACTCTTGACAAGATTAGAGCCAGCCAAGGACATTCTGTAGCAATTGAATTAGGCTATAAAAACCAAAAACCACCAGAGATACTTTTTCACGGAACAGGCGAAAAATCGGTTCAATCAATTTTGGACACAGGACTCGAAAAAGGAAGCAGACAACACGTTCATTTAAGTAGTGATATTAATACAGCCATTAAAGTTGGGCAACGACATGGAAAACCGTTTGTATTTAAAGTATTTGCAGAACAAATGTATAATGACAAATTTGAGTTTTTTATTTCAGACAATGGCGTCTGGTTGACAGACAATGTGCCGATAAATTATTTAAAACGAAATGATGAATGA
- a CDS encoding DUF2461 domain-containing protein yields MKAKTAAKAVFTAPTLEFMSELVQNNNREWFQANRPRYDAAKAELCGVVERVLAGLSPFEPLANTSVKDCIFRINRDIRFSKDKAPYKSNLAFAIGPGGRHSGRIDYYVHIQPGNQSFLGAGMWQPTPANLAKFRQEVDYNVQELKDIIEADEFKTYFPEAHGETLKVMPKGYPADHPEIDLLRRKELFFMHRYTDKEVLKPTFADEIVRGCRIIKPYCDLLNYLFYDEKEEQVTL; encoded by the coding sequence ATGAAAGCAAAAACTGCCGCAAAAGCTGTCTTTACAGCACCTACGTTAGAGTTCATGAGCGAACTCGTTCAAAACAACAATCGGGAATGGTTTCAGGCGAATCGGCCTCGCTACGATGCAGCTAAAGCCGAGCTTTGTGGGGTGGTGGAACGCGTGTTGGCAGGTCTCAGCCCGTTTGAACCACTGGCGAATACCAGCGTAAAAGATTGTATTTTCCGGATCAACCGCGACATCCGCTTCTCGAAAGATAAAGCGCCCTATAAATCAAATCTTGCCTTTGCCATTGGTCCCGGCGGACGGCATTCGGGCCGTATTGATTATTACGTACATATTCAACCGGGCAACCAATCGTTTTTGGGCGCGGGTATGTGGCAGCCCACACCGGCTAATCTAGCCAAGTTTCGGCAGGAGGTAGATTACAATGTTCAGGAGTTGAAAGACATTATTGAAGCCGACGAATTCAAAACGTATTTCCCGGAAGCACATGGCGAAACGTTAAAAGTGATGCCCAAAGGTTACCCCGCCGATCATCCTGAAATTGACTTACTGCGCCGGAAGGAGTTATTCTTCATGCATCGCTACACCGATAAAGAGGTATTGAAACCTACTTTCGCCGATGAAATCGTACGCGGTTGCCGTATCATCAAACCCTACTGCGACTTATTGAATTATCTGTTTTACGACGAGAAGGAAGAGCAGGTGACGTTGTAG
- a CDS encoding aldehyde dehydrogenase family protein → MQTVEAPSKIMPRPMFKTQYENYIGGKWVPPVGGEYFDNESPVDGSLIAKMPRSKAADVDLAVDAAHKAFETWGKTSATERSKVLLQIADVIEQNLEFLARVETVENGKALRETMAADLPLVVDHFRYFAGVIRAEEGSATELNADTLSLIIKEPVGVVGQIIPWNFPLLMATWKLAPALAAGCCVVIKPAEQTPTSLAIMIELLEGIIPPGVVNIIQGFGPEAGKPLAQHKRVNKVAFTGETTTGRLIMQYASENLVPVTMELGGKSPNIFMKSIADADDEFFDKCVEGAVMFALNQGEICTCPSRLLVHEDIYDKFIERVIERTKAIKLGHPLDPETMMGAQASNDQYEKILSYINIGKQEGAEVLTGGGPANSVEGGFYIQPTIFKGNNKMRIFQEEIFGPVLSVTTFKDADEAVAIANDTLYGLGAGFWSRDAHELYTIPRQIQAGRVWVNCYHDYPAHAPFGGYKKSGFGRENHLMMLNHYRQVKNLLISYSKNKLGFF, encoded by the coding sequence ATGCAAACTGTTGAAGCACCGAGCAAAATTATGCCCCGGCCAATGTTCAAGACCCAATATGAAAACTACATTGGCGGTAAATGGGTGCCTCCCGTTGGTGGCGAATATTTCGACAACGAATCGCCGGTGGATGGCAGCCTGATTGCAAAAATGCCTCGTTCAAAAGCAGCTGATGTCGATCTAGCCGTTGATGCGGCTCATAAAGCGTTTGAAACCTGGGGGAAAACGTCGGCTACGGAACGCAGTAAAGTATTGCTCCAGATTGCCGATGTGATTGAACAGAATCTGGAGTTTCTGGCCCGCGTTGAAACGGTTGAAAATGGTAAGGCTCTTCGTGAAACAATGGCGGCTGACCTGCCTTTAGTGGTTGATCACTTCCGTTATTTTGCGGGAGTTATTCGTGCCGAAGAAGGTTCGGCAACTGAACTGAATGCCGACACACTGTCGCTGATTATCAAGGAGCCAGTTGGGGTAGTTGGCCAGATTATTCCCTGGAACTTCCCGTTATTGATGGCAACCTGGAAACTGGCGCCTGCTTTGGCCGCTGGTTGTTGCGTCGTGATTAAACCAGCCGAGCAAACACCTACGTCGCTGGCCATCATGATTGAATTGCTGGAAGGTATCATACCTCCTGGCGTGGTGAACATCATTCAGGGATTTGGCCCCGAAGCGGGTAAGCCATTGGCGCAGCATAAGCGGGTGAACAAAGTGGCGTTCACGGGCGAAACCACCACTGGCCGACTGATTATGCAGTACGCTTCCGAAAACCTGGTTCCTGTTACGATGGAGCTGGGGGGTAAGTCACCGAACATCTTCATGAAATCCATTGCCGATGCCGACGATGAGTTCTTCGATAAATGTGTGGAAGGTGCGGTGATGTTTGCCTTGAACCAGGGCGAAATCTGCACCTGTCCATCACGTCTGCTGGTTCACGAAGACATTTACGACAAGTTTATCGAGCGCGTGATCGAACGGACCAAAGCCATCAAACTAGGCCACCCGCTCGATCCAGAAACCATGATGGGTGCGCAGGCCAGTAACGATCAGTACGAGAAAATTCTGTCGTACATCAACATTGGCAAGCAGGAAGGTGCCGAAGTATTGACAGGTGGCGGCCCAGCCAACAGCGTGGAAGGTGGATTCTATATTCAACCAACCATTTTCAAGGGCAATAACAAGATGCGGATCTTCCAGGAAGAAATCTTCGGACCTGTTTTGTCGGTTACGACGTTTAAAGATGCCGACGAAGCCGTTGCCATTGCCAATGATACACTTTATGGCTTAGGTGCTGGTTTCTGGTCGCGGGATGCGCATGAGCTGTACACCATTCCCCGGCAGATTCAGGCGGGTCGCGTGTGGGTGAACTGCTATCATGATTACCCCGCTCACGCACCGTTTGGTGGCTACAAGAAGTCGGGCTTCGGACGAGAAAACCACCTGATGATGTTAAATCACTATCGTCAGGTCAAAAACCTCCTGATTTCGTACAGCAAAAACAAACTTGGGTTCTTTTGA
- a CDS encoding DoxX family protein — translation MNVLNRIENWGDTHHPAWTDALRIMLGIILVLKGVSFISDTAYLTRLVGGLHFSLWPVMLVHYVAFAHLMGGFLIALGCLTRLMVILQLPILVGALFFVNIRQGFSPMNSELWLSVIVLLLLLLFLVIGSGRFSMDEYVKQHSH, via the coding sequence ATGAATGTTTTAAATCGAATTGAAAACTGGGGTGATACGCATCACCCAGCCTGGACCGACGCCCTACGCATTATGTTGGGCATTATACTGGTGCTGAAAGGCGTCAGTTTTATTAGTGATACGGCCTACCTGACCCGTTTGGTCGGTGGTTTGCACTTTAGCCTCTGGCCAGTTATGCTGGTCCACTATGTAGCGTTTGCCCACCTCATGGGCGGTTTTCTAATTGCACTCGGTTGCCTGACCCGTTTAATGGTCATTCTCCAATTACCCATTCTGGTGGGTGCGCTCTTCTTCGTCAACATTCGTCAGGGGTTCTCTCCCATGAATTCTGAACTTTGGTTGTCCGTTATCGTCTTACTGCTTCTTCTCTTATTCCTCGTCATCGGCTCAGGCCGGTTTTCAATGGATGAATATGTGAAGCAGCATAGTCATTGA
- a CDS encoding DUF779 domain-containing protein, translated as MNRIDLTPAAAEIISKLRAENGPLMFHQSGGCCDGSSPMCYAVGEFIIGSSDVLLGQIDGCDFWMSSDQFEYWQHTHLTVDVTRGRGASFSLEIPLGVRFLIRSRLFDDDEYAKLLPVHVGPLEEV; from the coding sequence ATGAACAGAATAGACCTCACTCCGGCGGCTGCCGAGATTATCAGTAAACTCCGCGCTGAAAATGGACCGCTCATGTTTCATCAGAGTGGCGGTTGTTGCGACGGTTCCTCCCCCATGTGTTATGCCGTGGGCGAATTTATTATTGGTTCGTCGGATGTGTTGCTCGGGCAAATTGATGGTTGCGACTTCTGGATGTCGAGCGACCAGTTTGAGTATTGGCAACATACCCACTTAACCGTCGATGTGACCCGTGGACGGGGAGCAAGTTTTTCGCTCGAAATTCCACTGGGCGTTCGGTTTCTGATTCGGTCAAGACTCTTTGACGACGATGAATATGCGAAGCTGCTGCCCGTTCATGTTGGGCCTTTGGAGGAAGTTTAA
- a CDS encoding glutamate synthase subunit beta yields MGKPTGFLEFTRELPKKRDPQQRIHDYKEIEMPHSEQDSQRQAARCMDCGTPFCHSGCPLGNIIPEFNDAVYEQNWAYAYEILSSTNNFPEFTGRICPAPCEASCVLGINKPPVAIEFIEKSIIEAAFEHGYVTPKIPKERTGKKVAVVGSGPAGMAAAAQLNKAGHTVTLFERADQIGGLLRYGIPDFKLEKWTIDRRIAVMEAEGITFKTGVNVGVDVKAKDLLNDFDLVMLTGGSTVPRDLPIPGRNLKGIYPAMEFLSQQNKRNANIPVLVDHRGEKYGDGELLATDKNVVVIGGGDTGSDCVGTSNRHGATSVTQIELMPMPPKDRAENTPWPNWPMMLRTSTSHEEGCDRHWSINTKEFIGDENGNLKALRIVDLTWKNENGRMQMVELPGSERDVPCELALLAAGFLHPQHNGLLDDLGVEYDERGNVKAANYQTTTNPKVFAAGDMRRGQSLVVWAISEGREAARAADCYLMGESLLEAKAVSLIAVE; encoded by the coding sequence ATGGGAAAACCTACTGGATTTTTAGAATTTACGCGTGAACTACCCAAAAAGCGCGACCCGCAACAGCGGATTCATGATTACAAGGAAATTGAAATGCCGCACTCTGAGCAGGATTCTCAGCGGCAGGCTGCCCGTTGCATGGACTGCGGTACGCCGTTCTGCCACAGCGGGTGTCCACTTGGCAACATCATTCCTGAATTTAATGATGCCGTATACGAACAGAACTGGGCGTATGCCTATGAGATTCTGAGTTCGACGAACAACTTCCCGGAGTTTACGGGCCGTATTTGCCCTGCTCCCTGCGAAGCTTCGTGTGTATTGGGCATCAACAAGCCGCCCGTTGCCATTGAGTTCATCGAAAAATCAATTATAGAAGCGGCTTTCGAGCATGGCTATGTAACGCCGAAAATACCCAAAGAGCGCACGGGCAAAAAAGTAGCCGTTGTTGGTTCCGGTCCAGCCGGAATGGCCGCTGCTGCTCAATTGAACAAAGCGGGCCATACGGTTACGCTCTTCGAACGGGCCGATCAGATTGGCGGCTTGCTTCGGTACGGTATCCCTGATTTCAAACTCGAAAAATGGACCATCGACCGCCGAATAGCGGTCATGGAAGCAGAAGGGATTACGTTCAAAACGGGGGTTAACGTAGGGGTTGACGTGAAAGCGAAAGACCTACTAAACGATTTCGATTTAGTGATGTTAACGGGCGGTTCCACCGTTCCACGCGATCTGCCAATTCCCGGTCGTAACCTGAAAGGGATTTATCCGGCTATGGAATTCCTGAGCCAGCAGAATAAGCGGAATGCGAACATTCCTGTGCTGGTCGATCATCGGGGTGAAAAATACGGTGATGGTGAACTGCTCGCAACGGATAAAAACGTGGTCGTTATTGGTGGTGGTGACACAGGTTCCGACTGCGTGGGTACCTCGAACCGGCACGGAGCGACCAGTGTGACGCAAATCGAGCTGATGCCGATGCCGCCGAAAGACCGGGCTGAAAATACGCCCTGGCCGAACTGGCCAATGATGCTCCGCACCAGTACCTCGCACGAGGAAGGTTGCGATCGGCATTGGTCCATCAACACCAAAGAATTCATTGGTGACGAGAACGGCAATCTGAAAGCACTCCGTATTGTTGATCTGACCTGGAAAAACGAAAACGGCCGGATGCAGATGGTTGAGCTACCTGGTTCTGAGCGCGACGTTCCCTGCGAACTGGCGTTGCTGGCCGCTGGCTTCCTCCACCCACAACACAACGGTTTGCTAGATGATCTCGGCGTTGAGTACGACGAACGAGGTAACGTAAAAGCGGCCAACTACCAGACAACGACCAATCCGAAAGTATTCGCTGCGGGCGATATGCGTCGGGGACAATCGCTGGTGGTATGGGCCATCTCGGAAGGTCGTGAGGCCGCCCGCGCTGCTGATTGCTACCTGATGGGTGAAAGTCTGCTCGAAGCAAAAGCTGTCTCGTTGATAGCTGTGGAGTAA